A DNA window from Streptomyces canus contains the following coding sequences:
- a CDS encoding aldo/keto reductase codes for MQTLTLNNGVEMPVLGLGVFQTPPDETRAAVTAALDLGYRHIDTAAAYGNEREVGQAIRESAVPREDIFVETKIWIRDYGYAETLHGFDKSAAKLGVDRIDLLILHQALPSDFDKTLAAYRALEKLLADGKVRAIGVSNFMVDHLTALLDATSVVPAVNQLEIHPYFQQRAVLDFDDRHGILNQAWSPIGGITFYPGYGEDRRSVLDDPAVTRIAEAHGKSPAQVLLRWGLQQGRSVIPKSTKRHRIAENIDVFDFELTADELKALDGLETGRRGGPEPENVTLADFGRAVPEA; via the coding sequence ATGCAGACCCTCACCCTCAACAACGGCGTCGAGATGCCCGTCCTCGGGCTCGGCGTCTTCCAGACCCCGCCGGACGAGACCCGGGCGGCCGTCACGGCGGCCCTCGACCTCGGCTACAGGCACATCGACACCGCCGCCGCGTACGGCAACGAACGCGAGGTCGGTCAGGCCATCCGCGAGTCCGCGGTGCCGCGCGAGGACATCTTCGTCGAGACCAAGATCTGGATCAGGGACTACGGCTACGCCGAGACCTTGCACGGCTTCGACAAGAGCGCCGCCAAGCTCGGCGTCGACCGGATCGACCTTCTGATCCTGCACCAGGCCCTGCCGTCGGACTTCGACAAGACCCTCGCCGCCTACCGCGCCTTGGAAAAGCTCCTGGCCGACGGCAAGGTCCGAGCCATCGGCGTCAGCAACTTCATGGTCGATCACCTGACGGCGCTGCTCGACGCGACCTCCGTCGTGCCGGCCGTCAACCAGTTGGAGATCCACCCCTACTTCCAGCAGCGCGCCGTACTCGACTTCGACGACCGGCACGGCATCCTCAACCAGGCGTGGTCCCCCATCGGCGGGATCACCTTCTACCCGGGCTACGGCGAGGACCGCAGGAGCGTCCTTGACGACCCGGCCGTCACCCGCATCGCCGAGGCGCACGGCAAGAGCCCGGCCCAGGTGCTGCTGCGCTGGGGCCTCCAGCAGGGCCGCTCGGTGATCCCCAAGTCGACCAAGCGCCACCGGATCGCCGAGAACATCGACGTCTTCGACTTCGAACTCACCGCGGACGAGTTGAAGGCCCTCGACGGCCTGGAGACCGGCCGTCGCGGAGGTCCCGAGCCGGAGAACGTCACCCTCGCCGACTTCGGCCGTGCCGTCCCCGAAGCCTGA